The proteins below come from a single Malus domestica chromosome 03, GDT2T_hap1 genomic window:
- the LOC103421935 gene encoding protein NRT1/ PTR FAMILY 2.6, translating to MDESLSHADISSDSGRRSGGWITFPFIIGALGGLTLAAGGWISNLIVFLIEEFNVNSIDAAQISNVVYGSFSFFPIIGAIIADSFFGSFYVISISSCISLLGIVLLVLTATLNSLKPQPCATGSKLCQPTSALQYAVLYTGITLASLGLGGTRYTLATLGANQFDKPKHQASFFNWFFFTLYSSTVVAFTVIVYVEDNVSFKWGFGLCVIANLIGMAIFFSGSRFYKFDKPQGSPFVGFGRVIVASVRKTSLKPSTERKDYYYGHDGMTNNVAAATLSKSFRFLNRAAQKIEGDVKSDGSIAKPWSLCTTQQVEDFKTVLRIFPLWSTALFLTTPTAIQSSMSVLQALTMDRHIGPHFKMPSGSVIVIVLFSTSIFLTLIDRFLCPMWQKFTGQFPSPLQRVGVGHVLTILSMAVSAVMESKRLKIVQEHHLQDQPGTIVPMSIFWLFPQLVLIGIGEAFHFPGQVALYYQEFPMSLRSTSTAMISLIIGIAYYVSTGVVNMVQRVTGWLPNNLNNGKLDNVYWMLAVLGVINFGYYLVCAKLYKYQNVKGAEGSPDPDS from the exons ATGGATGAGTCCCTCTCCCACGCCGATATCTCATCAGATTCTGGTAGAAGAAGCGGTGGTTGGATCACTTTCCCGTTCATCattg GGGCTTTGGGAGGCTTGACACTTGCAGCTGGgggatggatctcaaatttgattGTGTTTCTGATTGAAGAGTTCAATGTAAACAGCATTGATGCTGCCCAGATCTCAAATGTAGTTTACGGTTCTTTCAGTTTTTTCCCAATCATTGGAGCAATCATAGCTGACTCTTTCTTTGGCTCATTCTACGTTATCTCAATATCCTCTTGCATTTCCTTGCTG GGCATCGTTCTCTTAGTTTTAACCGCAACGCTGAATTCTTTGAAGCCTCAACCTTGTGCTACCGGCTCAAAGTTATGCCAACCGACCTCGGCATTACAGTATGCAGTCTTGTACACAGGCATAACTCTCGCATCTCTAGGCTTGGGAGGTACCCGCTATACCTTGGCAACACTTGGAGCCAATCAATTTGACAAGCCTAAGCATCAAGCAAGTTTCTTCAACTGGTTCTTCTTCACTCTGTACTCTAGTACAGTGGTAGCCTTTACAGTCATTGTCTACGTTGAAGATAACGTCAGTTTTAAATGGGGCTTTGGCCTATGTGTCATCGCCAACCTAATCGGAATGGCCATTTTCTTCTCTGGAAGCCGTTTCTATAAATTCGATAAACCACAAGGGAGTCCATTTGTTGGTTTCGGTCGTGTTATTGTTGCCTCTGTTCGGAAAACTAGTCTCAAGCCATCAACTGAAAGAAAGGATTATTATTATGGACATGATGGAATGACAAACAATGTGGCTGCAGCAACACTTAGCAAGAGTTTCAG GTTCCTTAACCGTGCAGCACAGAAAATTGAAGGAGACGTGAAATCAGATGGCTCAATTGCGAAACCATGGAGCTTATGCACAACGCAACAGGTGGAAGATTTCAAGACCGTTCTAAGAATTTTTCCACTATGGTCTACAGCTTTATTCTTAACTACCCCAACAGCAATCCAATCCAGCATGTCAGTCTTGCAGGCTCTAACCATGGACCGTCACATTGGCCCCCATTTTAAAATGCCATCTGGTTCTGTTATAGTCATTGTTCTATTCTCCACGTCCATCTTTCTAACCCTAATTGATAGATTCTTATGCCCTATGTGGCAGAAGTTCACTGGTCAGTTTCCGTCGCCCCTCCAGCGTGTAGGAGTAGGACACGTGTTAACCATTCTCAGCATGGCTGTTTCAGCAGTGATGGAGTCCAAAAGGCTCAAAATAGTGCAAGAACACCACCTCCAAGACCAGCCTGGTACTATTGTTCCAATGTCGATCTTTTGGCTTTTCCCACAGTTAGTTTTGATAGGCATTGGAGAAGCATTTCATTTTCCAGGACAAGTTGCATTGTATTATCAAGAATTTCCCATGTCACTGCGAAGCACATCGACGGCCATGATCTCATTGATTATTGGGATTGCATATTATGTAAGCACAGGTGTGGTTAATATGGTCCAAAGGGTTACTGGATGGTTACCAAACAATCTAAACAATGGGAAGCTGGACAATGTTTATTGGATGCTAGCTGTGCTGGGGGTGATAAACTTTGGCTATTATTTGGTGTGTGCTAAGTTGTACAAGTATCAAAATGTAAAGGGTGCAGAAGGTAGTCCTGATCCAGATAGCTAG
- the LOC103427204 gene encoding uncharacterized protein — protein sequence MDLPSYRAFEELKLFHSIDRTIYVRLLGLRFDPNQSKLVIAFWYFLDTQTHYKFMAATLALHDSDLYALACESIMCLHYLRSNYTDPLASEEIDSQFRTLCLLLLTKNIPLEFVFENKEKAREEMRRFIDHVFDRAFWDIIIVPSYPYLGHIPSGFQQTNLLNGPMTPILQQGFQHNYLLHQQGHNIFEAQPPLLPPQEAYDDVPDQYQPNVDNNDRTLSLTFSKGHPVSKEELKSYLNSFNNIWINCFNSSRICTKFGDCIESVFMKKPVHPIDQSLFAQVVVKSASDATRLLDKPDHEGKVKFSVNGKDVKARRYKPCQNKQGRNQSQDSNGSSSQPQQNNPERLWTR from the exons ATGGACTTGCCATCTTACAGAGCCTTTGAAGAGCTAAAGCTATTCCATTCAATCGATCGCACAATATACGTTCGACTGCTGGGTTTACGTTTTGATCCTAACCAATCTAAGCTTGTCATAGCCTTTTGGTATTTTCTGGACACACAAACTCACTACAAGTTTATGGCGGCCACGTTAGCCTTACATGACTCGGACCTGTATGCTTTAGCATGCGAGTCGATTATGTGCTTACACTATCTGCGCTCAAATTACACTGATCCTCTGGCGTCGGAGGAAATTGATAGTCAGTTTCGAACACTGTGTCTTCTTCTACTTACCAAAAATATTCCACTCGAGTTTGTGTTTGAGAACAAGGAGAAGGCCCGGGAAGAGATGAGGAGATTTATCGACCATGTCTTCGACAGAGCTTTTTGGGATATAATTATAGTCCCATCATATCCATATTTGGGTCATATACCCAGTGGTTTCCAGCAAACCAATTTGTTGAATGGTCCAATGACTCCAATATTACAACAAGGGTTTCAGCATAATTATTTACTTCATCAGCAGGGTCATAATATTTTTGAGGCTCAACCTCCTCTATTACCACCCCAAGAAGCATATGATGATGTGCCTGATCAGTATCAACCTAATGTTGACAACAATGATAGAACTTTATCCTTGACATTCTCAAAGGGTCATCCTGTTTCAAAAGAAGAACTCAAAAGCTATTTAAACAG CTTCAACAATATCTGGATTAACTGTTTTAACTCATCACGTATATGCACGAAATTTGGAGATTGTATAGAGTCAGTCTTTATGAAGAAGCCTGTTCATCCAATTGACCAATCACTGTTTGCTCAAGTTGTTGTTAAGTCTGCGTCAGACGCTACAAGACTTCTTGATAAACCGGACCATGAAGGCAAAGTCAAATTCTCAGTTAATGGGAAAGATGTTAAAGCCAGGCGATATAAGCCATGTCAGAATAAGCAGGGACGGAACCAGTCACAAGACTCGAACGGCTCTAGCAGCCAACCCCAACAAAACAACCCGGAACGGCTATGGACAAGATAA
- the LOC103427181 gene encoding protein NRT1/ PTR FAMILY 2.7-like, with protein sequence MDESLSHTDAHIPSDSGKRRGGWVTFPFIIGALGGLTLAAGGWISNLIVFLIKEFNINSIDAAQIANVVNGSFSFFPIIGAIIADSFFGSFSVISISSCISLLGIVLLVLTATLNSLKPQPTSALQYAVLYTGITVASLGLGGTRYTLATLGANQFDKPKHQASFFNWFFFTLYSITVVALTVIVYIEDNVGFKWGFGLCVIANLIGMAIFFSGNRFYKFDKPHGSPFVGLGRVIVASVRKTSLQLSSERKDYYYGHDGVTHDGVTNKVAAATLSKSFRFLNRAAQKIEGDMKSDGSIAKPWSLCTTQQVEDFKTVIRIFPLWSTALFLATPIAIQSSMSVLQALTMDRHIGPHFTLPSSSVIVVVLFSTSIFLTLIDRFLCPMWQKFTGQSLSPLQRVGVGHILTILSMAVSAVMESKRLKIVQEHHLQDQPGTIVPMSIFWLFPQLVLVGIGEAFHFPGQVALYYQEFPMSLRSTSTAMISLIIGIAYYVSTGVVNVVQRVTGWLPNNLNNGKLDNVYWMLAVLGVINFGYYLVCTKLYKYQNVKGAEGSPDPDS encoded by the exons ATGGATGAGTCCCTCTCCCACACTGATGCACATATCCCATCAGATTCTGGTAAAAGACGCGGTGGTTGGGTCACTTTCCCGTTCATCattg GGGCTTTGGGAGGCTTGACACTTGCAGCTGGgggatggatctcaaatttgattGTGTTTCTAATTAAAGAGTTCAATATAAACAGCATTGATGCAGCCCAGATCGCAAACGTGGTTAACGGTTCTTTCAGTTTTTTCCCAATCATTGGAGCAATCATAGCTGACTCTTTCTTTGGCTCATTCTCCGTTATCTCAATATCCTCATGCATTTCCTTGCTG GGCATCGTTCTCTTAGTTTTAACCGCAACGCTGAATTCGTTGAAGCCTCAACCGACCTCGGCATTACAGTATGCAGTCTTGTACACCGGCATAACTGTCGCATCTCTTGGCTTGGGAGGTACCCGCTATACCTTGGCAACACTGGGAGCCAATCAATTTGATAAGCCTAAGCATCAAGCAAGTTTCTTCAACTGGTTCTTCTTCACTCTATACTCTATTACAGTGGTAGCCCTAACAGTCATTGTCTACATTGAAGACAACGTCGGTTTTAAATGGGGGTTTGGCCTTTGTGTCATCGCCAACCTAATCGGAATGGCCATTTTCTTCTCTGGAAACCGTTTCTATAAATTTGATAAGCCACACGGGAGTCCATTTGTTGGTTTAGGTCGTGTTATTGTTGCCTCTGTTCGGAAAACTAGTCTCCAGCTATCATCTGAAAGAAAGGATTATTATTATGGACATGATGGAGTGACACATGACGGAGTGACAAACAAGGTGGCTGCAGCAACACTTAGCAAGAGTTTCAG ATTCCTTAACCGTGCAGCACAGAAAATTGAAGGAGACATGAAATCAGATGGCTCAATTGCGAAACCATGGAGCTTATGCACAACGCAACAGGTGGAAGATTTCAAGACCGTTATAAGAATTTTTCCACTATGGTCTACAGCTTTATTCTTAGCTACCCCAATAGCAATCCAATCCAGCATGTCAGTCCTGCAGGCTCTAACCATGGACCGTCACATTGGCCCCCATTTTACATTGCCATCTAGTTCTGTTATAGTCGTTGTTTTATTCTCCACATCCATTTTTCTAACCCTAATTGATAGGTTCTTATGCCCCATGTGGCAGAAGTTCACTGGTCAGTCTCTATCGCCCCTCCAGCGTGTAGGAGTAGGACACATCTTAACCATTCTCAGCATGGCTGTTTCAGCAGTGATGGAGTCCAAAAGGCTCAAAATAGTGCAAGAACACCACCTCCAAGACCAGCCCGGTACTATTGTTCCAATGTCGATCTTTTGGCTTTTCCCACAGTTAGTTTTGGTAGGCATTGGAGAAGCATTTCATTTTCCAGGACAAGTTGCATTGTATTATCAAGAATTTCCCATGTCGCTGCGAAGCACATCGACGGCCATGATCTCATTGATTATTGGGATTGCATATTATGTAAGCACAGGTGTGGTTAATGTGGTCCAAAGGGTTACTGGATGGTTACCAAACAATCTAAACAATGGGAAGCTGGACAATGTTTATTGGATGCTAGCTGTGCTGGGGGTGATAAACTTTGGCTATTATTTGGTGTGTACTAAGTTGTACAAGTATCAAAATGTAAAGGGTGCAGAAGGTAGTCCTGACCCAGATAGCTAG